One region of Syngnathus scovelli strain Florida chromosome 15, RoL_Ssco_1.2, whole genome shotgun sequence genomic DNA includes:
- the LOC137840954 gene encoding uncharacterized protein isoform X5 produces MQAKKRALVENFSDLKLHQTQFCCPRCDASKRASSLHLQQKTQIDCKKGQRTEVGETFRAVPACLFHWWSQRTWYLPAARIEVKAPGGAGPGSQETRSHDLPVLAASSKSAAKTLHQLGQEILQNHAKGVSPGEDLQHFKSFA; encoded by the exons ATGCAAGCTAAAAAGCGAGCGTTGGTAGAAAACTTCTCCGACCTTAAATTGCATCAAACGCAGTTTTGCTGCCCAAG GTGCGACGCTTCAAAACGAGCCTCAA GTCTGCATCTGCAACAGAAGACTCAGATTGACTGCAAAAAAG GCCAACGAACTGAGGTTGGAGAGACGTTCAGAGCTGTTCCTGCCTGCCTTTTTCATTG gtggaGCCAAAGGACCTGGTACCTACCTGCTGCAAGGATTGAAGTCAAAGCGCCAG GTGGTGCTGGTCCAGGCAGTCAGGAAACAAGGAGTCATGATCTTCCAGTCCTGGCAG CTTCCAGTAAGAGTGCCGCAAAGACCCTTCACCAGCTAGGCCAAGAAATTCTCCAAAACCATGCCAAAG GTGTCAGTCCAGGAGAGGatctgcaacatttcaaaagcttTGCCTGA
- the LOC137840954 gene encoding uncharacterized protein isoform X6 → MQAKKRALVENFSDLKLHQTQFCCPRCDASKRASSLHLQQKTQIDCKKGQRTEVGETFRAVPACLFHWWSQRTWYLPAARIEVKAPGGAGPGSQETRSHDLPVLAVQLPVRVPQRPFTS, encoded by the exons ATGCAAGCTAAAAAGCGAGCGTTGGTAGAAAACTTCTCCGACCTTAAATTGCATCAAACGCAGTTTTGCTGCCCAAG GTGCGACGCTTCAAAACGAGCCTCAA GTCTGCATCTGCAACAGAAGACTCAGATTGACTGCAAAAAAG GCCAACGAACTGAGGTTGGAGAGACGTTCAGAGCTGTTCCTGCCTGCCTTTTTCATTG gtggaGCCAAAGGACCTGGTACCTACCTGCTGCAAGGATTGAAGTCAAAGCGCCAG GTGGTGCTGGTCCAGGCAGTCAGGAAACAAGGAGTCATGATCTTCCAGTCCTGGCAG TGCAGCTTCCAGTAAGAGTGCCGCAAAGACCCTTCACCAGCTAG
- the LOC125982403 gene encoding TLC domain-containing protein 5 encodes MMAMVLLEVLSSLAGWSGLYALLCRVSPQRGPEWNCRLVTLTHGVVIVMLTAYVVFVDGPWPLTHAGSENTTLQTSALCVCLGYFLFDMAWCVRFGGEGTVMMGHHAASIVGILLALLMGESACETCAVVFGSELTNPLLQARWFLRRLGRYDSLLGDAVDLLFIFLFATVRVGVGAALFYCELTSPRTSLAMKLGGVVMYGLAWVFMVDIGKFGYKKSRMRYKQWQEKRKDSHKSNN; translated from the exons ATGATGGCGATGGTACTGCTGGAGGTTCTGAGCAGCCTGGCGGGCTGGTCGGGTCTCTACGCGTTACTGTGCCGGGTCTCGCCTCAGCGCGGGCCCGAGTGGAACTGCCGACTTGTCACACTGACGCACGGCGTCGTCATTGTGATGCTGACGGCGTACGTGGTCTTTGTGGATGGACCTTGGCCCCTCACACATGCTG GTAGCGAAAACACGACTCTTCAGACGTCCGCGCTGTGCGTCTGTCTGGGCTACTTCCTGTTCGACATGGCCTGGTGCGTACGCTTCGGCGGCGAGGGCACCGTCATGATGGGTCACCACGCCGCCAGCATCGTCGGGATCCTGCTGGCGCTTCTAATGGGCGAGTCGGCGTGCGAGACGTGCGCTGTCGTCTTCGGCAGCGAGCTCACCAACCCTCTGCTGCAGGCCCGCTGGTTCCTGCGCCGGCTGGGCCGCTACGACAGCCTGCTAGGCGACGCCGTCGACCTGCTCTTCATCTTCCTTTTTGCCACCGTGCGGGTGGGCGTGGGCGCTGCCCTGTTCTACTGCGAGCTGACCTCACCCAGGACTAGTTTGGCGATGAAGCTGGGCGGCGTAGTGATGTACGGGCTGGCGTGGGTGTTCATGGTGGATATCGGCAAGTTCGGATACAAAAAAAGTCGGATGCGCTACAAACAGTGGCAGGAGAAGCGCAAAGATTCTCACAAAAGTAACAATTAA
- the pigs gene encoding GPI transamidase component PIG-S, which yields MATAEVEKKRSKLATLSIVAVVILVGIPVWLRTTTTYRSWLPMAQIQELAELQLQLSTDVEVVFVRGTLTPEQQKKLPLTRTLDEDHEIDRETSLTYRYEMRFRTATIMEEDALNQPTVDAIDQSLHALSESPCGSLVIYIIPLSSLLLPQDVRVYVGQRRTALLRGGAETTGGRTLDQVLAYTETRVKEVLRTISFSHDDITAALSDRVRLSPGRPQTKADSMRAIKSSPGYEITFSLLNPDPKWHRVHWDIEGAVYTYVQPMLSKLSPLANFSVDSQMVSYSFLGVNAKFDNNHRAYTLSTDSLPHVINPVEARLGSNAASSNPLLNFLLYVPDNQHMPLYILDEQKRQFPSNAFHSPQWGGIMIYNVFGFYGPDMQAFDININMTKVMGVFLAQLRLLLGVHPLSPPAGFLLAPPDSSGLLDWELDRLMWSRTVENIATATTTITSLAQLLDQIENIVINDNIAEQVANAVASLRLASAELESGNLAFALQYSKEAILASERAFFDPSLLHLLYFPDDQKFAIYIPLFVPVGVPALVALLHMLVEAIRKRRDKHAKKD from the exons ATGGCTACCGCGGAAGTGG agAAAAAGCGCAGCAAACTCGCCACCCTCTCTATCGTGGCCGTGGTCATCCTGGTGGGAATCCCTGTATGGTTGCGGACCACCACCACGTACCGCTCCTGGTTGCCCATGGCTCAGATTCAAGAGCTGGCTGAGCTGCAG CTGCAACTGAGCACCGACGTGGAGGTGGTGTTTGTACGCGGGACGCTGACACCAGAACAGCAGAAGAAGCTTCCCCTGACGCGCACACTAGATGAGGACCATGAAATTGACA GAGAGACTTCTTTGACTTATAGGTATGAGATGCGTTTTCGTACTGCGACCATCATGGAGGAGGACGCCCTGAACCAGCCCACCGTTGATG ccatcGATCAGTCCTTGCACGCACTCAGCGAAAGTCCGTGCGGCTCTTTGGTGATTTACATAATCCCGCTATCGTCTTTGTTGCTGCCTCAG GATGTGAGGGTTTACGTGGGCCAGCGACGGACAGCCCTACTTCGCGGCGGCGCCGAGACGACAGGGGGCAGGACACTGGATCAAGTCCTTGCCTACACAGAGACGCGGGTCAAGGAGGTGCTGCGGACGATTTCGTTCAGTCACGACGACATCACGGCCGCCCTCAGCGACAGAGTGCGACTCAGCCCGGGACGTCCACAAACCAAAGCTGACAGCATGAGAGCCATCAAGTCCAGTCCGG GTTACGAGATCACCTTCAGCCTGCTGAATCCTGACCCCAAGTGGCACCGCGTGCATTGGGACATAGAGGGCGCCGTTTACACCTACGTCCAACCCATGCTCTCCAAACTCAGCCCCTTGGCCAATTTTAGCGTTGACTCTCAG ATGGTGTCCTACTCCTTTCTGGGCGTCAACGCCAAATTCGACAACAACCACCGCGCCTACACGTTGAGCACCGACAGCCTCCCGCACGTTATCAATCCCGTCGAAGCTCGACTGG GCTCCAACGCAGCCTCGTCCAACCCGCTGCTCAACTTTCTGCTGTATGTTCCTGACAACCAACATATGCCGCTCTACATCCTCGATGAGCAGAAGCGACAGTTTCCCTCCAACGCCTTTCATTCGCCGCAATGGGGCGGAATCATG ATATATAATGTATTCGGCTTCTATGGACCGGATATGCAAGCTTTCGACATCAACATCAACATGACCAAAGTGATGGGCGTCTTCCTCGCACAACTACG GCTGCTACTGGGCGTGCATCCCTTGTCACCTCCCGCCGGATTCCTCTTGGCGCCGCCCGACAGCTCGGGCCTGTTAGACTGGGAACTGGACCGTCTCATGTGGAGTCGCACCGTGGAAAACATCGCCACGGCAACCACCACCATCACATCGCTGGCGCAACTGCTGGACCAGATCGAGAACATCGTCATCAACGATAACATTGCCGAGCAG GTGGCGAATGCTGTGGCGTCACTGCGCCTGGCGAGCGCCGAGCTGGAGTCGGGCAACCTGGCCTTCGCCCTGCAGTACAGCAAGGAAGCCATCTTGGCCTCGGAGCGGGCCTTCTTCGACCCGTCCCTGCTCCACCTGCTCTACTTCCCCGACGACCAGAAGTTCGCCATCTACATCCCGCTTTTTGTTCCCGTGGGCGTGCCCGCTTTGGTGGCGCTGCTCCATATGCTTGTGGAGGCGATCCGCAAGCGTAGGGACAAGCATGCCAAGAAGGACTAA